TAATGAAACCATCAGATGTAAAGTAAAATTATGTAGCTACTCGTGTGACaggctgttttgatgtgaaaatactaaaaaataattgtttagtttgtttatGCCTCTGTTTAATCGAAATACACTAAATTTCATTGTATTCATACTGTGGCAAGAACAAgactttttaattaaaacactttttttgcgCTTTAATGGATAAAATGATCAGTAGTTGCAGCAACTGAATGATCAGCACTGCTGAATTGCGCCTTATATTTATtgtttcaaagaaaattaaCCAAAATCCCCAGTGTGCAGAACAAATACttgaaaataatcaaatgaaCTGAGATTAATGCAGAAATCTGCTTCAGGTGAAAGAAACAGTGAAGGGATccacacagacaaaaaacaatataacaGGACACAAGGTAATGGAAactggtaaataaaacaaaacatgttaaataaaCTTCAGATAAAGGAGgtctgaaatataaataaatcaacaaaatcaCAACAGAAtcaaagaaaatgaacaaacaCTGCTGAAACAGCGTATGAAAGTCTCAGTATTTATATCtactttcatactttttttttttattttgcaatacCTGGCAGGTAAATTTAATGTTTGAGAGAATTTCTTTCTGCTTCACTTTTGGCAGAGCTGCTGGTAATTTGGCCACTTTGGTGAATATTAAAGACAAAACCAGGGCTGAAACCTGATTGGCTCAGACAGTTCATCCAATCAAACAAACCGACTCAGGAcagcacttcttttttttttatcacagtgtttaaactacccaaacatccaaatttaaaaaataaagcttccatacaaacttttaaatacaaattaatAGAAAAGCTTAGAAATATTCAACATGATcgtgactttttttctcagttggTAATAAACgtacaaaaacaaagatttacaGTGCAGTAGAACTGCAGTACAGTATAGCAGTACATAAACACAGAAACGTGATCCCATTAAAGAGCTTTTTGTGTCTGATTATCGCCGTCCTTTAAGCTCTGGTTTTGGTCTCCAACACCGCCATCTACTGAAAGCTCCACCAGGTTCACAAACCCGTCTCTAAAGAGctgtttgaaatgtcaaaatgttcatCCCCTTTTTTAGCTTTTAGTTTGAAAACCCCTGAGTCTGAAGCAGGCAGGGAATGTTCCGAGGAATCAAACCAGAGGCTCAGGACACCGTCTACTGAAAATGTAAGCACTTTAGGTTGTTGTTTTCTAAAACGATCAGCATTCAGACTGCATCTGGAAAGCAACTGctgtgaaaaatgactaaaagcaTGACACATTTTAGCAGTTTGTTTACACAAAGGAGTTTTGGACGCCTCAGATCACTGAGCTGTTACAGtgttaaagtcatttttacagACCCATGCCAACAGCAGTTCTTCACAATAGTCTGAATGATGGACCgtttttcaaacataaaaacagaaaatttctatttttagtGGATTGTAGCATTCATATGCGTTACTAAAGACCCATTGCAGAACACTTAAGGATGTCAATCCATCTTTTAACCAAATGTGAGTTTAACTGCTCTCATAAACTCAGATTTTCAGACTTGGAAGATGACACCTTTCCATTTAGACCTCAGATTCAGAAAAAATCTGCTGTGTCtgttaaaactgtttaagtACAGGAAGACTGACAGGTTAGGAAGGAGTAGGACCTGATAAACGGTTAAGTCAGAACTATAAGTTAGccctttcacagtaaaacaagTCATGGGGTTAATTAATAATGAAAGTGATATGATAAACCTATGGAGGAGGATTAGCTGCTGCTGGATGAGATTTTTGAGACaaccttctttaaaaaaaactctgagaaTCAAACTCttattctgggattaaagtctgaattctgagattaaagtcagacttcgAGATGTAtatcagacttctgagattaaagccagacCTCTGAGTTCACAGccagaattctcagattaaagttagacttctgagattaaagccagacTTTAACCTaagaattcagactttaatctcaatcTAATccaaacagatttatttatttcatctctgaattttgattttaatctctGATTTCTAACATTCATCTTctcagaaacaaaagaaaaagttgcatcacatttttttctgcccctAATCCTGTTCTGTACTATACAGTCAGTCCTGCTCTCTGTTTATTCTGTGATTCCTCCTTTCGGTCCTGATTTaagttttttgtgcttttgttaaCTTGAAGCTAGGAAACATTGCGTTGCTATGGGAACAGGACAGTCTCTGCCAGCTGATTGGCTGTTAGACTTCATGGTCATGTATCTGTCAGTCGGCTGATCTTTGTTCTACACTCCTCTGATGCAAAGACTACATCAGAATAGCCAATCAGAAGCTGGTTTCACTCATGTGAGGTTTTGGGCTGGTGGGCGGGGCAGAGGAGGGGCTGTCTGGACTCACTGGGCCCTCGGGGGGCGCTGTGATGTCCCCAGGTGAAGTCACAGGAGACGTCAGGGGTGATGTGGCAGTGCTGCGGCGGGGTGGGACAGAAGCATTAGAGCGAGTCGGGCTGACAGcggggggtggaggaggggcaGGGCTTGTTGGTGAGGTGGGCGTGGTCCTACGCTGcgatgatgatgaagaagaagaaggtatTCCTGGAGATTGCCGTGCTCCAGGAGTCACAGAGAAGGTGGTCGGGGTCCTGAGGCCAAATCTGGCCTCCAACTCGTTACACACAGCTAAGCTCCGCCTAACACCTTCTGACCCAGCTGAGGCCCCAAAACCAGAACCCCCTGCTGCCTCAGAACCCTTCGCCAGCTCCTGGCAGCGCTCCACGAAGCTCCCCCTCCGCACAGACCCCCACTCTCTGTCCGGATGTCTGTGGGGGCGGGGACTAGAGGACAGGTTGTGGGGGTAAGTGGGGCCAGGTACAGTGAGGCTCTGAGGTCCAGTGCTGGGTCCCGGTCCCAGTGATGATGCAGAGTCTCTGTTTGGTTTGGAGAAGGGTACAGGGGGCGGGGTCTGCCTGGGGAGGCTGCCACACAGAGATGCAGAAGAACCAGAAGCTCCTCCTCGACCTCCTGATGAGTGCAGACGCTCTGACCTGAAGGTGTCGCTGAGCTGAGAGTGAAGACTGGAGGAGAGGAGGTCAAGATGGTCAACGACAGTCAACAACAATAGCAGCCACATCTCACAGCCTACTGGTAATAAGTTagatgcattgtgggaaatgtaggcaGCAGATTTAACaagcaaaaagaaagaaatactgCCTCTGCTCCCCCTTTTTAAACTCGTTACGGTTTCAACTTTACTATTAGTCTAATTAAGAGGACTCTTCTTTCTGATACTACATCCTAGGCCCGGGCAACAGTACTGGTTTGCTGCCAACCCTTACTGCATTCagaccaaattaaaaaaacctcCCTCAACAGCAAAAATCCCAGAACTGTAGGCAGATGTTTGTGTACCTGCAAGTGGAGGCTCTCGGTGTGCTGTCAGGTGTTCTAGTCAGAGCGAGGTCACACTGGTCCAACAGCTCCAGCAGCTCCTCTTCTGTGGGCCCGCCTAGCGCTGCAAGACAACCAATAAGAGCTCACATCACTCatcaaccaatcacagagctCACTGCAGCCCACACACAGAGATAACCTGACAGCAGCATGGACAGATCCATGGCACATCCATCAGGGCAACACCACCATATAAGCGCTGTTTTGGGAGGGCaggacctttcaaaataaaatctttgaCGATGTTTAGACCGATGTACTGTCTGTCTCGTTCATTACAGGGTAATCAGAGTGATTAAACATGTGACAGTAGGTGTGTCCTTCCAAGGTACAAACTACATGATATGTGCTGGACAGGAATGTCAGTAGGTTGTTTATAGATGGCTGAATGTCACAGTCATGAACTCCAGATGggagcaggaagtgatttctgcattgaGAAGTGCaatcaaaatgccaaagttCTGTGCAAGTTTGTATAAACAGTTTCATTCCTTGTCCTATACGATGGGCTGGAAGGGTTACTAAGGAAATGTCCAGATCTTATCAAACTGAcactatagctgcatccacacCAATCTCTTCACAGACAGCCACTGTTTACAGACTCGCAGTATTGTCTAACCAGGGAAAAGTCTAATCAGCTTGAAGCTGAGACAGATCCCCCTGATGACGAGTGGAACCTGGTGGATCCAATCCAAGGCTGAatcaatccatcagctttgcaaggttagagataatcaaccaatcagagaacaTATATGAGACATGTATCTGTGCTCGTTGTGTGTCTGACCTCTGATGTCGACCTTCCCAGCGATCTCCATGGCGGTGGTCAGGTCCCACATCTGGATGCTGCCATTGCTATGACCGCTGAAGAGGTACCGCCGTGGGCGAGAGCCGATTCGACTTGATCCCTCACACTCATGGACCATGAAGGCCGTGATGGAGGTACCGTCAACCGAGCGCACCTCACACACCctgaaacaatcaaaaatacagaatctgttttattaaaaatataacgtaataaactttttaaatctctgaaTTTAACTTTGACAATCTTTAGCTGTGCTATGGATCACAAATGTGAGtcatgcttttttttgtcacGGACTGTTTTtctaaacaggaaaaaagaaatctgtTACTACTTAAACTGTTTGACTCCTCAGCCAGCCATGAAGCAGCGTTTGAAACAAATGAGGTAAACACAACGACACTAGCAGCCGCTGTAGCTCTAGTTAAGTTTTCAGTGATTTCTCCGGCAATTCACTGGATGCAAGCATGAgaattagcagttagcatgttgTAGTAGCAGTGCTGTATGGCAGTGTTTTGAActataaaatggaaataaagttgctCGTCGGCTCTCGAGGGTTATACTACTAAACTGAAGTGAAGAGTAACCAGACTGAGCAtgaagaggaacaaaggctggtggagctagctgctaactttagccacactctacttaTCACATCAGCCTCACATCCTATACCCACTGATACAAAGAACCTGTGATGAATCTGACTGTTCTCTAAGCATTTTCTCTTCTGTAGACAAGTCGGTCAAACATAATTTAAATGCAAGTTTAGCCATAATGGGGAATAGATGCCTGGGCACATCCTTAGCTAAAAGTAATGTTTCCTCTCCCACCTTTTCCCATTGGACGACAGTCTGACGTAGAGTTTGTCTGTGTCCGGTACAACTCTCTGGATGAACACCTGCTGGTCGTCTCTCTCTCCATACGGACCTGGAAACACAAACTCACAGTCATATAAAATACAGACCACTGACCATCTGCCCTCTACCTAAACTcttaacaaaaacacatgaagatcCTCCATCTCTTACCGATCTCTGTCCCGGCGCTGCAGCCTCCATGTCCGTCAATGTCGTCCAGGCTGAGGATCTTAAAGGAAGTCAGCGGGGTTGACCCAGGCTGGGTGGAGATCATCCCTCTGAATCGCGTCACCGTCCACGTCCTCACGTGGTTGTTATCCGCACAAACTggtgaacacaaacacagagagcttCAGCgatcagagcagaaacacaactACAGGTTATAACCAAGTGTCAATATCTAGTGTTAGAAAATAGAACCaatgcagaaatacaaaaaaactgctattcCATCAGTGTTGTCAAGAGGCTGTAAGATGCCCAGGAATCCATGTTAACATCCTAATTaacacagcagaaataaacacctTAAAAGCCAGCTTCAAAAAGAAGGAGACTTGAGGCTCATAAAGCTTGACAgagtttgtgtttacattatgCCCACTGCCATCGTTCAAACCACCTCTTCAAACAGTCACAGGTGACACCAGTGGGACTGCATCCATGTTTTGTAAAATCTTTGGTTATATATTTGTCAGATTATACCTGAGATCAGGTGTTTCTCAGACAGCATGATCTTGGTGACGGGGCTGCGGTGTACGGAGAACGTCTGGAAGAGCTGTGGACCCGAGCCAACCGTCTCAGGATGCTGAACGATGACTCGAACCGTCCCAGAGCTCGTTCCATACGCAATCTCAATCCAGTTCCCGCTGTCACCTGATCACAGGAAAGACAGATTGTATACTTGggttaaaaacagattaaaaaaaaaaaaaaaaaaaaaaattttgggaacccctgcttcAGCTTATGACTCAagtcttaaataaataaattaggaTTGTAAGATCTAAATGTTTATTGCTCTTATTCAAACTCACTGCATTGATCTGGACTTCCTGTATCCTGTAAGGTTCTCTATGTTCTAATGTTCATCACAGACATAAATAATATTCCAAAGTTATTTCCCCATACTGTGCAGCCATTAATGGTGGTATTCCTTACTGGTTTTAGGAGTGAGGTAAACGCTGAGAGCAGTGATGGCGTCCTCAGTTGGGTCTCTGTACAACTCTGTCACCAGCAGATCGTTGTCCTTCATCCTCAGAGGAAACTTCTGCACgtctgaaacataaaaacagcagcaatgaTTCTCCATCTAAAGTGATTAATTAGGATTTTAGAGGTTTAAACGCAACGCTAAAAAGGGCTCACACAGCTGTAGACAAAAAGACCCTGGTCCAGCCTTAACCCaaccatgtttgtgtgtgtatctgTTATTGTGGCTCACCGATGTAGTAGATGGATCCGTTGTTGCAGCCGAGGATGAGGAAGGAGCCAGCGGTGTCGTAGCTGCTGATAGGAACAACGTCCTGATTCTGCACAGAGACGACAGAGAGCACAACACCCCCACAAACAGTGTTATAAtactctctgattggctgtttgtcATCCTAAACAGCTCTTCTTGGGCTACATAACATAGTTTGATTTGCCCCACCCACCTGCCAGTGTTTGGTGACGGCGTTCCAGACCCCGACCTTCCCTGTGTGGCTAGTGGCAATCAGCTGGTTGCCAACGAAGAAGAGAGCCTCCACCGGCACATTCAGACTGAAGACACCTTAAAAAAGAATTATTATATAAATTTATGCATGCATTTCTCCAAGTCACTATACTactgcatttttaaagcaaTGGCTCCAAAGCTGGGGTCCAGGACCTCCTAAAAGGGGTGTCAAATATTTCAGGGAGGGCGTGAGGACGTATAAGCTCAAATCAGTTGTGTGTAGGACTGTTCTATTGAGATTTATCACTGGAAACAATCAAAGTTGATGTTAAATTTTGACAGCAATGCATCCTTTTTGATCATATTGTAAATCATTATTACGGATGTTAACTCATAATATAACTGAGAATCAATGTTGCGTTTTGTGCTTTTAGTTAAAGAAGTGctcttattttcaaaataaaccttaTGTATTATGTGTCTAAATTCATTCAAGATTTTTGCGGCAGGTTTAGGAGTATTTTTGAATCTATTTTGTATGTATTATTTTGTCTTCTTTGGGAGGTTTCAGTTGTGGCATGTGGGTGATGTGAACAAAACCTTGTCCTAGCACAGGGTACCCGACAGGGAGCACAGTTGTAAAGTCAGTTCTAAATGTCTCCTGCCTCTTTAAAAAACCCTGTATCCTCACAGGACAGGCCTGTTTCATCCTCAGAGCTGCATGGTAGATGCAGAACTAGCAGGAGGTTTGGTGGTGGGGtcttaaaaacagtaaaaacatccACAGTAGTAGGAGGGACTGTCCAAGCATTTGCCTTTGTTGTCAGCAGTAAACTAATCTAGAAAAATAACTGTGAAAGCATCTCAAGTGTCAGATATCTGACAGAAACACCCCTCTGAAACTGATTTTTATCACTGATATTTCTGAGGATGAAGGCTGAGGTTTTGGAAGCAAACTCACCGATTTCATTTCCGTTACCGTCCGGGCAGATTGCCCACAGGATGATTTCTGTCCCTGAGGCTACCGCCACCATCTTGTCGTTGTCTCCCAGCGAGCCGGCCATTACTTTGGCATTAAGCGCGACCCGGTCGATCACCCAATCAAGACGAGGAGAGGTGAAGACCTGCTGCCAACCAGTTGACTCCTTAACCCTGAAAATAGAATAAAGAGTATTCATGAACCAATCATCTGCTCtacttttctctgtttataaCTGTAAAGTCATAAAAGACACTAAACACATGTTTGTAAGTACacctcaaagatttttattcatacattaaactttttatctcagtcttcatttctttaaattacCTGCACGTA
This region of Cheilinus undulatus linkage group 2, ASM1832078v1, whole genome shotgun sequence genomic DNA includes:
- the shkbp1 gene encoding SH3KBP1-binding protein 1, whose translation is MMSNTARSGDIIHLNVGGKRFSTSRQTLTWVPDSFFSSLLSGRISTLKDETGAIFIDRDPSLFATILNFLRTKELHPRSINVHMLMHEAEFYGITPLVRKLQLCDELDRSSCGNVLFNGYLPPPVYPAKRRNRHSVAGSQFMAGRIVPAERAPVRRSNTMPPNLGNSGILGRLSIEERTPGGQLSDTGMVRIICGHHNWIAVAYAQFVVCYRVKESTGWQQVFTSPRLDWVIDRVALNAKVMAGSLGDNDKMVAVASGTEIILWAICPDGNGNEIGVFSLNVPVEALFFVGNQLIATSHTGKVGVWNAVTKHWQNQDVVPISSYDTAGSFLILGCNNGSIYYIDVQKFPLRMKDNDLLVTELYRDPTEDAITALSVYLTPKTSDSGNWIEIAYGTSSGTVRVIVQHPETVGSGPQLFQTFSVHRSPVTKIMLSEKHLISVCADNNHVRTWTVTRFRGMISTQPGSTPLTSFKILSLDDIDGHGGCSAGTEIGPYGERDDQQVFIQRVVPDTDKLYVRLSSNGKRVCEVRSVDGTSITAFMVHECEGSSRIGSRPRRYLFSGHSNGSIQMWDLTTAMEIAGKVDIRALGGPTEEELLELLDQCDLALTRTPDSTPRASTCSLHSQLSDTFRSERLHSSGGRGGASGSSASLCGSLPRQTPPPVPFSKPNRDSASSLGPGPSTGPQSLTVPGPTYPHNLSSSPRPHRHPDREWGSVRRGSFVERCQELAKGSEAAGGSGFGASAGSEGVRRSLAVCNELEARFGLRTPTTFSVTPGARQSPGIPSSSSSSSQRRTTPTSPTSPAPPPPPAVSPTRSNASVPPRRSTATSPLTSPVTSPGDITAPPEGPVSPDSPSSAPPTSPKPHMSETSF